Proteins from a single region of Meiothermus cerbereus DSM 11376:
- a CDS encoding SDR family oxidoreductase: protein MQALQDKVFILTGGGGAIAGAIAQAFARAGARLALADAYQTTIAERAQELGGRAFVANLTHYPDAEMLVRQVKAQFGRVDGLIHTVGGFAYAPVKDSEPNLYDRMFDLNMRTLFYMTRAILPELLEQKDGFIAGISAAAAWHGVGPGVALYAAAKAAVATYLRSLDAELTGTAVRVAIVYPMGAVDTPANRKEMPEADPMAWVDPAEIGEALVYAASRSPRGRVLELQIFPPR from the coding sequence ATGCAAGCGCTGCAAGATAAGGTTTTTATCCTCACTGGGGGTGGGGGGGCCATTGCGGGGGCCATTGCCCAGGCTTTTGCCAGGGCCGGGGCCCGGCTGGCCCTGGCCGATGCCTACCAAACCACCATCGCCGAGCGGGCCCAGGAGCTGGGGGGGCGGGCCTTTGTAGCCAACCTGACCCACTACCCTGACGCCGAGATGCTGGTACGCCAGGTCAAGGCCCAGTTTGGCCGGGTGGATGGCCTTATTCATACCGTGGGCGGCTTTGCCTATGCCCCTGTCAAAGACAGCGAGCCCAACCTCTACGACCGCATGTTCGACCTTAACATGCGCACCCTTTTTTACATGACCCGGGCCATTTTGCCAGAGCTGCTGGAACAAAAAGATGGCTTCATCGCGGGGATTTCCGCTGCCGCTGCCTGGCATGGGGTGGGGCCGGGGGTTGCGCTGTACGCAGCCGCCAAAGCTGCCGTGGCCACCTACCTGCGCTCGCTGGATGCCGAACTAACAGGCACCGCCGTGCGGGTGGCCATAGTGTACCCCATGGGCGCGGTGGACACCCCAGCCAACCGCAAAGAGATGCCCGAGGCCGACCCCATGGCCTGGGTAGACCCCGCTGAGATTGGCGAAGCCCTGGTCTACGCAGCCAGCCGCAGCCCCCGGGGCCGGGTGCTGGAGTTGCAGATTTTCCCGCCCCGGTAG
- a CDS encoding DoxX family membrane protein — protein sequence MELFFWIGRILLGGFFVINGFNHFAMGKQMIPYAQSKGVPMPALAVYGTGLMLLLGGLAILTGSFVQIGLWLLVLFLLFVTPWMHNFWAIQDPMQRMGEMVNFMKNTALLGAILMLLYLWPQ from the coding sequence ATGGAGCTGTTCTTCTGGATTGGACGAATCTTGCTAGGAGGCTTTTTTGTCATAAATGGCTTCAACCACTTTGCCATGGGCAAGCAAATGATCCCCTACGCTCAAAGTAAAGGCGTGCCCATGCCTGCTTTGGCTGTCTATGGTACGGGCTTGATGCTGCTTTTGGGAGGCCTGGCCATTCTAACGGGCTCATTTGTTCAGATAGGGCTTTGGTTGCTGGTATTGTTCTTGCTCTTTGTGACCCCCTGGATGCATAACTTCTGGGCTATTCAGGATCCCATGCAACGCATGGGGGAGATGGTCAACTTCATGAAGAACACCGCACTTTTGGGAGCGATTTTAATGCTGCTCTACCTGTGGCCCCAGTAA
- a CDS encoding OsmC family protein has product MATKKVVLHRLVGHRFVGINEQGDKVMVDGDQPATGMRPMELLLAALAGCTAYDVVDIMEKKRQPLARYRVEAVGERAEEHPKRYTHIVVTHYGAGPNVTQEALERAVELSHTKYCSVSATLNASVETRVVVEPWQEAAQH; this is encoded by the coding sequence ATGGCAACCAAAAAAGTGGTACTACATCGCCTGGTAGGACACCGGTTTGTAGGCATCAACGAGCAGGGCGACAAGGTGATGGTAGACGGCGACCAGCCCGCGACCGGTATGCGCCCTATGGAACTCTTGCTGGCCGCGCTGGCCGGCTGCACCGCTTACGATGTGGTGGACATCATGGAGAAAAAACGCCAGCCCCTGGCCCGTTACCGCGTGGAGGCGGTGGGCGAGCGGGCCGAGGAGCACCCCAAGCGCTACACCCACATTGTGGTGACGCACTATGGTGCAGGGCCCAACGTTACCCAAGAAGCCCTCGAGCGCGCCGTAGAGCTCTCTCACACCAAGTACTGCTCGGTCTCGGCCACCCTCAACGCTTCAGTTGAAACCCGGGTGGTGGTGGAGCCCTGGCAGGAGGCAGCGCAACATTAA
- a CDS encoding DedA family protein, translating to MDVTAYVQAVGYLGIFATVFVETGLLVGFFLPGDSLLIAVGLLAAAKQLHLPWALLALFLGSVLGNNLGYYLGYQVGLALLNKAKVRPEDLERTRRFMARFGPLSILIGPYVPVFRAVVPFMCGTVKMPWSRFFVLSLLGSLLWTQGLTLAAYYVGSKIPHLERYVYLILLAGVGFGVVLAAWRAYRSGNLRWPTRKAE from the coding sequence ATGGACGTAACCGCGTATGTGCAGGCCGTGGGGTATCTGGGAATCTTTGCTACCGTATTTGTGGAAACGGGCTTGCTGGTGGGGTTTTTCCTGCCGGGTGATTCGCTGCTGATTGCCGTGGGCCTGCTGGCAGCGGCCAAGCAGCTACATCTGCCGTGGGCCTTGCTGGCCTTGTTTTTGGGTTCGGTGCTGGGCAACAACCTGGGCTACTATTTGGGGTACCAGGTGGGGCTGGCGTTGCTCAATAAGGCTAAAGTCAGGCCCGAGGACCTCGAGCGCACCCGGCGCTTTATGGCCCGCTTTGGCCCGCTTTCGATCCTGATTGGCCCCTATGTGCCGGTGTTCAGGGCGGTGGTGCCTTTTATGTGCGGCACCGTGAAGATGCCCTGGTCGCGTTTTTTTGTGCTGAGTCTGCTGGGCAGCCTGCTCTGGACGCAGGGCCTTACGCTGGCGGCCTACTATGTGGGCTCCAAAATCCCCCACCTCGAGCGCTACGTCTACCTGATTCTGCTGGCCGGGGTGGGGTTTGGGGTGGTGCTGGCGGCCTGGCGGGCCTACCGCTCGGGCAACCTGCGCTGGCCCACGCGCAAGGCCGAGTAA
- the mce gene encoding methylmalonyl-CoA epimerase codes for MEIHHLGIAVQDLQEAARPYLELGYTLEAQGTVESQGVEVWMLKSGQSRLELLKATRPDSAIARFIEKRGPGLHHLALATPDIRAELARLAAGGAPLIDTTPRPGFGGHQVAFIHPRWFGGVLVELVEAHG; via the coding sequence ATGGAGATTCACCACCTCGGCATCGCGGTACAGGATTTGCAGGAAGCCGCCAGGCCCTACCTCGAGCTGGGCTACACCCTCGAGGCCCAGGGCACTGTCGAAAGCCAGGGGGTCGAGGTCTGGATGCTCAAGAGTGGGCAGAGCCGGCTCGAGCTCCTAAAAGCCACCCGCCCCGACTCGGCCATCGCCCGCTTCATCGAGAAGCGCGGGCCGGGCCTGCACCACCTCGCCCTCGCCACCCCCGACATTCGGGCCGAGCTAGCGCGGCTGGCTGCCGGTGGTGCTCCACTGATCGATACCACGCCGCGCCCTGGCTTTGGGGGCCATCAGGTGGCGTTTATTCACCCCAGGTGGTTCGGGGGTGTGCTGGTAGAGCTGGTGGAAGCCCACGGCTAA
- a CDS encoding LptF/LptG family permease, which produces MNVLDRYLIKEVGTYVLGALAVVVLALLGGALYEVLAPLLARGADPWVVSQYLAFRVPEALVRGTPLAFLFALLLVLSRMGEESELKAMLAGGVSKLRVLFPLLLLGTFLFVVCLLAADSLVPRSLQQGQNVLRQAVLQKPRALLQPGTRLVDAYGRIVYVGQVGDTGIGQVRVIASEEILLAEKGRFEQGALVLSEGMRVTYGGARPRTVARFERATVPLVELSLEPPGGLFSLTVAELHQRIAQYRAQGLPYHAELTALQRKWAEPAAVYSFAIFAVGLAFFLLGGSRSLGMLGVVVLTFIYYATWSVGRIMGEQGVLHPILAAWGPNLLYALAGLALLRLGKR; this is translated from the coding sequence GTGAATGTGCTCGACCGCTACCTGATCAAAGAGGTGGGCACCTATGTGCTGGGGGCCCTGGCGGTGGTGGTGCTGGCCTTGCTGGGTGGTGCCCTGTACGAGGTGCTGGCGCCGCTTCTGGCCCGCGGGGCCGACCCCTGGGTGGTAAGCCAGTACCTGGCCTTCCGGGTGCCCGAGGCGCTGGTACGCGGAACACCGCTGGCCTTTTTGTTTGCGCTTTTGCTGGTGCTCTCGCGCATGGGCGAGGAGTCCGAGCTCAAGGCCATGCTGGCCGGAGGAGTCTCCAAGCTACGGGTGCTGTTCCCACTGCTGCTGCTGGGCACTTTTTTGTTTGTGGTGTGCCTGCTGGCAGCCGATAGCCTGGTCCCGCGAAGCCTGCAGCAAGGGCAAAACGTGCTGCGGCAGGCGGTGCTGCAAAAGCCCCGGGCCTTGCTCCAACCCGGCACCCGGCTGGTGGACGCCTACGGGCGCATTGTGTATGTGGGCCAGGTGGGCGATACCGGCATCGGCCAGGTGCGGGTCATCGCTTCCGAGGAAATTCTGCTCGCCGAGAAAGGCCGCTTCGAGCAGGGCGCGCTGGTGCTTTCCGAAGGAATGCGGGTGACCTACGGAGGGGCCAGGCCCCGCACCGTCGCACGTTTTGAGCGGGCCACGGTGCCGCTGGTGGAGCTTTCCCTCGAGCCCCCCGGCGGCCTGTTTAGTCTGACCGTGGCCGAGCTGCATCAGCGCATCGCCCAGTACCGCGCCCAGGGGCTGCCCTATCATGCCGAACTAACCGCCCTGCAGCGCAAGTGGGCCGAGCCTGCGGCGGTCTACTCCTTCGCTATTTTTGCCGTGGGGCTGGCCTTCTTCCTGCTGGGGGGTAGCCGCAGTCTGGGCATGCTGGGGGTGGTGGTGCTCACCTTCATCTACTACGCCACCTGGAGTGTGGGGCGCATCATGGGTGAGCAGGGAGTGCTGCACCCTATCCTTGCAGCTTGGGGGCCCAATTTGCTCTACGCGCTGGCCGGGTTGGCTCTGCTGAGGCTAGGGAAAAGGTAA
- a CDS encoding LPS-assembly protein LptD: MVFFAPALAQETEAAPASGGKRLKILEAERLELRNEAGEELVILVGNPVKMDRDGESIEAPRVIFNRTKKRLLLLGGVRYQDKQGQLIEAEELELFTDDESFEALEVKIESGEFFLSGPICQRAAGQILLQEGYLTPCQRCEQEVADYAFQAREVVLYPGDRIIARGVWVLLRGERTLYLPVLLLFLNERRPKLEFGQSESDGVFVSADLPYVSDFGIGFTLLRYFERRGWGFGFDHYGVGAAQERYQFLYLPPPAGLVLPDSDPRKDGIFKYRLSYKLEEPAWRLEGQVVRDDSPQAEPRFLQGAGGQPDYTTFLLEGATRQTPANPEPLYRLTLDGYIDHNPLALPNERTTPKRLPEAEVTFPRGLEGEFRLNGRVLLGYYEAPSNPLNRSARRLGPYIGAGRLWVEHRSSYRPATPPWPGFSFSVENTFIGRYYSTQNLDPQGNPTEFERLIRWDTRASLGQTLGAFSVNLSVSRNAVEGETPFQFDFERPQRTSRLEGSFRFNPDPIFSFTARASRDLERRIFDPPAEFALTSRPFPWLSLTASASRDIELGRWGLLRTSLGLAPTPFSLNLTYERQLELGLDRLLSLSAAYNPQPFNFSLRTGYRFWEVQEKETRPREQIPLIARYDPLELAASYNPPGNTTSLTHSRDLNNGQAIRTELNVFLQDPPDSFRLRQSLTHLYTPLPSLTNPNPLPTPGLLDGLAQLTLSLHTFVFTHSIGFSPGSESRFRLGYQYSADLWQADLLWNYREGLLRNPRLALRAAVREPDIFINEVSAEFHFPESENPLTLEDDTQAFLRFLRFNGELEIFPAPLRPEDPPGLSLQGLVGLERLTDNSGRFRVTLREFGPTFSFMGTEKTRLFYRIVWNAPESGGVNPKQLFLPNLEGTILRPRFEWIVDRCCWAFRASLDALKQELKFSFALGGDAAEFLFNQNNIVLPGGIKLPVPGGR, encoded by the coding sequence TTGGTTTTTTTTGCACCCGCCCTGGCCCAGGAAACCGAAGCGGCCCCGGCCTCGGGAGGCAAAAGGCTGAAGATCCTCGAGGCCGAGCGCTTAGAGCTACGCAACGAGGCGGGCGAGGAGCTGGTGATTCTGGTGGGCAATCCGGTCAAGATGGATCGGGACGGCGAAAGCATCGAGGCCCCCAGGGTCATCTTTAACCGCACCAAAAAACGCCTGCTGCTTTTGGGCGGGGTGCGCTATCAGGATAAGCAAGGGCAGCTCATCGAGGCCGAGGAGCTCGAGCTCTTCACCGACGACGAGAGTTTCGAGGCCCTGGAGGTAAAAATCGAGTCGGGCGAGTTTTTCCTGAGTGGCCCCATCTGCCAACGGGCCGCCGGGCAGATTCTCTTGCAGGAGGGCTACCTGACCCCCTGCCAGCGCTGCGAGCAGGAGGTGGCCGACTATGCCTTCCAGGCCAGGGAAGTGGTGCTCTACCCGGGCGACCGGATTATTGCCCGGGGGGTGTGGGTCTTGCTGCGCGGGGAACGCACTTTGTACCTGCCGGTGCTGCTCTTGTTTTTGAACGAGCGGCGGCCCAAGCTCGAGTTCGGCCAGAGCGAGAGCGACGGGGTGTTTGTGAGCGCCGACCTGCCCTACGTCTCCGACTTTGGCATCGGCTTTACCCTGCTGCGCTATTTCGAGCGGCGCGGCTGGGGGTTTGGCTTCGACCACTATGGGGTAGGGGCGGCCCAGGAACGCTACCAGTTTCTCTACCTGCCCCCACCTGCCGGGCTGGTACTGCCCGACAGCGACCCGCGCAAGGACGGAATTTTCAAGTACCGCTTAAGTTACAAGCTCGAGGAGCCCGCGTGGCGGCTGGAGGGGCAGGTCGTGCGCGATGACAGCCCGCAGGCCGAGCCGCGTTTTTTACAGGGGGCGGGGGGCCAGCCCGACTACACCACCTTTTTGCTTGAAGGGGCCACCCGGCAAACCCCCGCCAACCCCGAGCCGCTTTACCGCCTGACCCTGGACGGCTACATCGACCACAACCCCCTGGCCCTGCCCAACGAGCGCACCACCCCTAAACGCCTGCCCGAGGCCGAGGTCACTTTTCCCCGTGGCCTCGAGGGCGAGTTTCGCCTCAACGGGCGGGTTTTGCTGGGCTACTACGAGGCCCCCTCCAACCCCCTCAACCGCAGTGCCCGGCGGCTGGGGCCCTACATTGGGGCAGGACGGCTCTGGGTAGAACACCGCAGCAGCTACCGTCCGGCCACGCCGCCCTGGCCCGGCTTTAGCTTTAGCGTCGAGAACACTTTTATTGGCCGTTACTACAGCACCCAGAACCTCGACCCCCAGGGCAACCCCACCGAGTTCGAGCGCCTGATCCGCTGGGATACCCGCGCCAGCCTGGGCCAGACCCTGGGGGCTTTTAGTGTGAACCTGAGTGTGAGCCGCAATGCGGTGGAAGGTGAAACCCCCTTTCAATTCGACTTCGAGCGGCCCCAGCGTACTAGCCGCCTCGAGGGCTCCTTCAGATTCAACCCCGACCCCATTTTTTCCTTTACCGCACGGGCCAGCCGCGACCTCGAGCGCCGCATCTTCGACCCACCCGCCGAGTTCGCCCTTACCTCGCGCCCCTTTCCCTGGCTCAGCTTGACCGCCAGCGCCAGCCGCGACATAGAGCTGGGCCGCTGGGGCCTGTTGCGCACGAGCCTGGGCCTGGCGCCCACCCCCTTTAGCCTGAACCTGACCTACGAGCGGCAGCTCGAGCTGGGCCTCGACCGCCTGCTTAGCCTGAGCGCCGCCTACAACCCCCAGCCCTTCAACTTCTCGCTGCGCACCGGCTACCGCTTCTGGGAGGTGCAGGAAAAAGAAACCCGCCCCCGCGAGCAGATTCCCCTGATTGCCCGCTACGACCCGCTCGAGCTCGCCGCCAGCTACAACCCCCCCGGCAACACCACCTCGCTCACCCACAGCCGCGACCTGAACAACGGGCAGGCCATCCGCACCGAGCTGAACGTATTCTTGCAAGACCCCCCGGACTCTTTCCGCCTGCGCCAGAGCCTTACCCACCTCTACACCCCCCTGCCCTCCCTGACCAACCCCAACCCCCTCCCCACCCCTGGGCTCTTAGACGGCCTGGCCCAGCTCACCCTGAGCCTGCACACCTTTGTGTTTACCCACAGCATCGGCTTTAGCCCCGGCAGCGAGTCCCGCTTCCGGCTGGGCTACCAGTACAGCGCCGACCTTTGGCAGGCCGACCTCCTGTGGAACTACCGCGAGGGGCTTTTACGCAACCCCCGCCTGGCCCTGCGGGCAGCGGTGCGCGAGCCCGATATTTTCATTAACGAAGTTTCGGCTGAATTTCATTTCCCCGAAAGCGAGAACCCCCTCACCCTCGAGGACGACACCCAGGCCTTCCTGCGCTTTTTGCGCTTCAATGGCGAGCTGGAAATATTCCCCGCCCCCCTGCGCCCCGAAGACCCCCCCGGTCTGTCGTTGCAGGGGTTGGTGGGCCTCGAGCGCCTAACGGACAACAGCGGCCGCTTCCGCGTGACCCTGCGCGAGTTTGGCCCCACCTTTAGCTTTATGGGCACAGAAAAAACCCGCCTGTTCTACCGCATCGTCTGGAACGCCCCGGAAAGCGGGGGGGTAAACCCCAAGCAGTTGTTTTTGCCCAACCTCGAGGGCACCATCCTGCGCCCACGCTTCGAGTGGATAGTTGACCGTTGCTGCTGGGCCTTCCGGGCCAGCCTGGACGCCCTCAAGCAGGAGCTCAAGTTTTCCTTTGCCCTGGGGGGTGATGCCGCAGAGTTCCTGTTCAACCAGAACAACATCGTCCTGCCGGGCGGCATCAAGCTCCCCGTCCCTGGAGGACGCTAA
- a CDS encoding UvrD-helicase domain-containing protein, giving the protein MKVRVASAGTGKTASLVLRYLELIASGTPLRRIAGVTFTRKAADELRVRVGWAIEEVLTHGRHLDFVASSGATEAFREAMRELPGATLSTIHGFMGQCLRLAAPLLHLDPDFSLLGDWEAVALFEEEWKTLRYLAQDPDHPLHGLVSDELTEPLLHLFSKRSLAEVFEPAEGEANQKLLRVYQTLYAAYEARLGANLLSPAELERRALELTRHPGAIKRVLERVQILLVDEYQDVNPLQGAFFAALERAGLSIEIVGDPKQSIYAFRNADVAVFRKALQEGQLHPPLTRTYRHSQVLVRFLNRLTAHLAAHGMGFSPEEAPPVEGQRPEKGRLEIHWVAGRAPLEELRRQEAWVLAQRLRELGASIEYSKMAVLVRSYSSVPFLQEAFAAAQIPYVLLQGRGYYERQEVRDLYHALRAALDPRGVSLAVFLRSPFGQHTEDGPLKPLELAQIESVLRADDPLRSLAQHWPSIYQRLSQIQTRLRLEAPLEALKFLIREPLMAGRPYHDFLDPRARENVDALLFYFAPRPPQNLEGLLERLELLSRQADAGDVPQSGEGVQILTIHRAKGLEWPLVAVFDLGRRNTHQSQPLYLGAAQEMARTDRLTQWVALPVTPQFEAFKEQVKRLEEEESYRLLYVAASRARDTLLLTASASEGQPEGWGKVLEALELGPASKPFDGPQFLLQTWPYQPVPPAPAFSPPAPLQASPWVDACFEPEPFPPLFSPSALKRLEAEPLPLPDPEEGEALPGRARAIGTLVHYAIGHDWSPDNPAHLANLEAQEVMFPYGPGEREGIMAEVKALLQNYHQLLGYRLPWPRDEDYPEFAVALPLGSTVWQGVIDRLYRVGEQWYLEDYKTDLEVRPERYHFQLGIYLVAIRQAWKIEPEVRLVYLRFGEVLRLDKAVLEAALNEIMSST; this is encoded by the coding sequence ATGAAAGTCCGTGTCGCCTCCGCCGGAACCGGCAAGACTGCCAGCCTGGTCTTGCGCTACCTCGAGCTTATCGCTTCGGGTACGCCCCTGCGCCGCATCGCGGGGGTAACCTTCACCCGCAAGGCCGCCGACGAGCTGCGCGTACGGGTGGGCTGGGCTATCGAGGAAGTCCTGACCCACGGGCGACACCTGGACTTTGTGGCTTCGTCGGGCGCAACCGAAGCCTTTAGGGAGGCCATGCGCGAACTCCCCGGGGCCACCCTCAGCACCATCCACGGCTTTATGGGCCAGTGCCTGCGCCTGGCGGCCCCGCTTTTGCACCTCGACCCCGACTTTTCCCTGCTGGGCGACTGGGAAGCGGTGGCCCTGTTCGAAGAGGAGTGGAAGACCCTTCGCTACTTGGCCCAGGATCCCGACCATCCGTTACATGGCCTGGTCTCCGACGAGCTTACCGAGCCCCTGCTGCACCTTTTTTCTAAGCGCTCCTTAGCCGAGGTGTTCGAGCCTGCCGAGGGCGAGGCCAACCAGAAGTTGTTGCGGGTCTACCAGACCCTTTACGCCGCCTACGAAGCCCGTCTGGGGGCCAACCTGCTCTCGCCTGCCGAGCTCGAGCGCAGGGCTTTGGAGCTGACGCGCCACCCAGGGGCGATTAAGCGCGTTTTAGAACGGGTGCAGATACTGCTGGTAGACGAGTATCAGGATGTAAACCCCCTACAAGGGGCCTTTTTTGCCGCTCTCGAGCGGGCCGGTCTGTCCATCGAAATCGTGGGCGACCCCAAGCAGTCCATCTATGCTTTTCGCAATGCCGATGTGGCCGTCTTTCGCAAGGCCCTGCAGGAAGGCCAGCTCCACCCCCCCCTGACCCGCACCTACCGGCACAGCCAGGTTCTGGTGCGTTTTTTGAACCGGCTGACCGCGCACCTGGCGGCCCACGGCATGGGCTTTAGCCCCGAGGAAGCCCCGCCGGTGGAAGGGCAGCGGCCCGAAAAAGGGCGGCTGGAGATTCACTGGGTGGCGGGCAGAGCACCTCTCGAAGAGCTACGCAGGCAGGAGGCCTGGGTGCTGGCCCAGCGGCTTCGGGAGCTTGGTGCTTCCATCGAGTACAGCAAGATGGCTGTGCTGGTGCGTTCTTACAGCAGTGTGCCTTTTTTGCAAGAGGCTTTTGCGGCAGCCCAGATCCCCTATGTGCTCCTGCAGGGGCGGGGCTACTACGAGCGGCAGGAGGTGCGCGACCTGTACCACGCCCTGCGGGCGGCCCTCGACCCCCGGGGCGTCTCGTTGGCGGTTTTTCTACGCAGTCCTTTTGGTCAGCACACCGAGGATGGGCCCCTCAAGCCCCTCGAGCTGGCCCAGATTGAAAGCGTGCTGCGCGCCGACGACCCCTTGCGCAGCCTGGCCCAGCACTGGCCCAGCATCTACCAGCGTCTGAGCCAGATTCAAACCCGCCTGCGGCTGGAAGCCCCGCTCGAGGCGCTCAAATTCCTCATTCGCGAGCCCCTGATGGCGGGCCGACCCTACCACGACTTTTTGGATCCGCGCGCCCGCGAGAATGTGGATGCGCTGCTCTTCTACTTTGCCCCCCGCCCGCCGCAGAACCTCGAGGGCCTGCTGGAGCGGCTCGAGCTGCTCTCGCGCCAGGCCGATGCGGGCGACGTGCCCCAGTCGGGGGAGGGGGTGCAGATTCTGACCATCCACCGTGCCAAAGGTCTGGAATGGCCGCTGGTAGCGGTATTCGACCTGGGGAGAAGGAATACGCACCAGTCCCAGCCCCTCTACCTGGGCGCGGCCCAGGAGATGGCCCGCACCGACCGGCTGACCCAGTGGGTGGCCCTGCCAGTAACCCCCCAGTTTGAGGCCTTCAAAGAGCAGGTGAAGCGGTTGGAGGAAGAGGAGAGCTATCGTTTGTTGTACGTGGCGGCCTCGCGGGCCCGCGACACCCTGCTGCTCACGGCCAGCGCCAGCGAAGGCCAGCCCGAAGGCTGGGGCAAGGTGCTCGAGGCTTTAGAACTGGGCCCGGCCAGCAAGCCCTTCGATGGGCCCCAGTTCCTCCTGCAAACCTGGCCCTACCAGCCGGTGCCGCCCGCGCCCGCCTTTAGCCCCCCCGCGCCCCTTCAGGCTTCGCCCTGGGTAGATGCCTGCTTCGAGCCCGAGCCCTTTCCTCCGCTTTTTTCGCCCTCGGCTTTGAAGCGCCTCGAGGCCGAGCCCTTGCCCCTGCCCGACCCCGAGGAAGGGGAGGCCCTGCCGGGCCGGGCGCGGGCCATCGGCACCCTCGTACACTACGCCATTGGGCACGACTGGAGTCCCGACAATCCCGCGCATCTTGCCAACCTCGAGGCCCAGGAGGTGATGTTCCCCTACGGCCCGGGCGAGCGCGAAGGCATCATGGCCGAGGTGAAAGCGCTGCTGCAAAACTACCACCAACTTCTGGGTTATCGGCTGCCCTGGCCCCGCGACGAAGACTACCCCGAGTTTGCGGTGGCCCTGCCCCTGGGCTCTACGGTCTGGCAGGGGGTGATTGACCGTTTGTACCGGGTGGGGGAACAGTGGTATCTGGAAGACTACAAAACCGACCTCGAGGTCAGGCCCGAGCGCTACCACTTCCAGCTAGGAATCTACCTGGTTGCCATTCGCCAGGCCTGGAAAATCGAGCCGGAGGTGCGGCTGGTGTACCTGCGCTTTGGTGAGGTGCTGAGGCTTGACAAAGCTGTGCTGGAGGCAGCTCTGAACGAGATTATGTCGTCTACCTAG
- a CDS encoding type II toxin-antitoxin system death-on-curing family toxin has protein sequence MYLFARDCVQKISQAERIIITTVIYIEELSMPKFLSLEDIQLIHNALVREFAETDDPISPPGVRDIGLLESAVNRQFIGSGNDYKYYDEYLSAATLTYGLCMNHCFYNGNKRTALVSMLSHLDKNGLRLKNVPQDTLFDLFVKLASHEIHKVAEVSKWAIADFDRHYQYQKTLQLPRKITPYIKNPQKLGSNDIEVYCLAAWLRRNTHQVKNYDREVTLRELRKLLKKFDIEIEHGNGVSYHILKKKTSYEPRGWFGLRKIETTECVRVYTLSCGGEKRPININQIKELRKACGLSPDQGIDASQFYGDEPAIDYFIASYSKLLRRLGRT, from the coding sequence GTGTATTTATTCGCAAGAGATTGTGTTCAAAAAATAAGCCAAGCAGAGCGCATTATAATAACAACGGTCATTTATATCGAGGAACTAAGCATGCCAAAATTTCTAAGCCTCGAAGATATCCAGCTTATTCACAACGCCCTAGTTCGCGAATTTGCAGAGACTGACGATCCAATCAGTCCTCCGGGCGTCCGTGACATAGGGTTACTAGAGTCCGCGGTCAATAGGCAATTTATCGGTTCTGGCAACGACTACAAATATTACGACGAGTATCTATCAGCCGCAACACTGACATATGGACTGTGCATGAATCATTGCTTCTACAATGGGAACAAAAGAACTGCTCTGGTATCTATGCTCTCACATTTAGATAAAAACGGCCTGAGGCTGAAAAACGTCCCCCAAGACACACTATTTGATTTGTTCGTAAAACTTGCCTCTCATGAAATACATAAAGTTGCTGAAGTGTCAAAATGGGCAATTGCTGACTTTGACAGACACTACCAATATCAAAAAACCCTTCAGTTACCCAGAAAAATAACCCCATACATAAAAAACCCGCAGAAGTTGGGTAGCAACGACATTGAAGTATATTGTTTGGCTGCGTGGTTAAGAAGGAACACTCACCAAGTGAAAAACTATGATCGAGAAGTTACTCTTCGAGAGCTTCGAAAACTGCTCAAGAAATTCGATATAGAAATTGAGCATGGCAATGGCGTGAGTTACCATATTCTCAAGAAGAAGACTTCCTACGAGCCGAGGGGGTGGTTTGGGCTGAGAAAAATCGAAACCACAGAATGCGTCAGAGTTTATACTTTATCGTGCGGTGGAGAAAAAAGGCCAATAAATATAAATCAAATAAAGGAACTAAGGAAAGCCTGCGGATTATCTCCTGACCAGGGCATAGATGCATCACAATTTTATGGTGACGAACCTGCAATTGATTACTTTATAGCCAGCTACAGCAAGCTTTTGAGACGTCTCGGACGTACCTAG